Genomic segment of Mercurialis annua linkage group LG6, ddMerAnnu1.2, whole genome shotgun sequence:
caaaatgacaaaaacaccttttattggacaaggtgaaagagctaaaaacttattgggccttatacatacagatgtatgtggtccattaagtacaaatgctagaggtggatttcagtacttcattacttttactgatgatctcagtagatatggttatgtttatctaatgaaacataaatctgaatcttttgaaaagttcaaaatatttaagaatgaagtacaaaatcaacttggtaaaaatattaaaacactaagatctgatcgaggttgtgaatatttaagccaagaatttgtaaatcatctaagagattgtgggatcgtttctcaattgactccacctggaacaccacaatggaatggtgtgtctgaacggagaaatcgaactctattggatatggttcgatcaatgatgagtcaaactgatcttccaatctcattttggggttatgctttagaaaccgctgcattcattttgaatagagttccatcaaaggcagttgaaaagacaccatatgagatatggactagaaaaactcctagtttgtcttttcttaagatttggggatgtcaagcttatgtgaagcgactaatttcagataaattagcacccaaatctgacaaatgcctttttgtaggatatcctaaagaaactaaaggatattacttctacaatgcttatgagagcaaagtgtttgttgctcgaaatggtatctttttggaaaaagaatttatttccaaaggaaccagtgggagtacagtacaacttgaagaaattcaagaaccacaaaatagcattgtaccaagtttggaacctcaaaagaatcaacaagcaattgctgaaccagtacaagtaccacaaggccaaaggaggtctgataggacacgtcataatcctatgagatatggatttctcattactgagaacaatgatatgatgattgtggatcaagaagaacccacatcctatcaagaggccataaatagtcctgactctgaaaaatggctcgaagccatgagatctgaaatgcaatccatgtatgataatcaagtttggaccttgattgacccaacagatggtgtaaaaaccattgggtgcaaatgggtcttcaaaatgaagactgacatggatggcaatgtgcatacctatagagcaagactagttgcaaaaggtttcagacaaatacatggtatagactatgatgaaaccttttcaccagttgctatgctcaaatccattcgaattctccttgccatagctgcatattatgactatgagatatggcaaatggatgtcaaaacagcgtttcttaatggaaacttacttgaggatgtgtacatgacacaacctgagggttttgccagtccagagaattctggaaaggtttgcaagcttcaaaaatccatttatggattaaagcaagcttctcggagttggaatcttcgttttgatgaagcaatcaaagagtttggattcatcaagaatgaagatgaaccttgtgtgtacaagaaggttagtgggagcgcgattgttttcttagtgctttatgttgatgacatactactcattgcaaacgacattcccatactgcaaaatgttaaatcatggttagggaagtgtttttcaatgaaagacttgggcgatgctgcttatatattaggcatcaagatctatagagatagatctagaagactcattggcctaagtcaaagcacttatgttgataaggtattaaacagggttagtatgcaagactctaagagaggattcttgccaatgtcacatggcatcagtctcaggaagactcagtgtcctaagacacaggatgagcgagaTCGCATGAGTAaaattccatatgcttctgctataggatctatcatgtatgcaatgttgtgcactcgacctgatgtcttgtatgctttgagtacaacgagcagataccagtcaaatccaggaGAAAGTCACtggcagcagttaagaacatccttaagtacttgagaagaaccaaggatgcattcttgctatatggtggtcaggaagatgagctgattgtaaagggttacacagactctagcttccaaactgacattgatgattataaatcacagtcaggatatgtgttttgtttgaatggaggtgctttcagctggaagagctcgaagcaggacaccgttgctgattctacaacagaagctgagtatatagctgctagacgcagctaaggaggctgtttggatcaaaaagttcataactggattaggagttgttcctagtatatccgatccagtgaacttgttatgtgataacaatggggccatagcacaagcaaaggagcccagatcacatcagcgatccaaacacatacttagacgttatcatctcattcgagaaatcattgagagaggagccgtgaagatatgcagagtttcgacaaatgataatgttgctgatccgctaactaaggctcttccacagcctaagcatgagtgtcatactaggtccatgggaattagatttaatgtagattgggcctagtgcaagtgggagattgtcagtgatatgcactaggttaatcatgtttgaccatgttttgactttatcattttattatttattgattggcagtttttatcattttatattaatgattaaaatacttgaatggttaattctttctaaggtcatcgagtatgtgacttgatagtagaacccttaggtttaataaaagaattatataccatctatccctagtcttaatagaacattgagactagtatgatgttgactgatgattatgttttactaatcatgtatatgagatattaagtcaaatcataggtgctatttgagaaataaggcactggatgacccactgtgagaatactacatagatcactgtcataagtaattctcattacagttctattagtataatcctttgaccttgaaatcatcatggatttctacataactatttcatattttgatacagtcttacattatgtttaacaggataatggaataaattgtcattggatatgaaagtaactatgtgagaaatgtgagtgactgagaaggaatttgtccctcatttatttgagtaagatatctatgggccccttgaagaagatagactgaagaaaatgcatggccatgctaattgataagaagttatcattttcagtctacttagagtcaagaaactaatgattgaatgttataaggatgacataactatgccttatattcaatctggatatcgagagacaaagggattaaaatattattgtaaatggttaaatcggattatcgatattcatataacttgggtagtcataatgtcttgctagaggccacttatgacttgtgggctgaaatagggatttcgagcatactgccaacgttatatgaacctacagggtcgcacactaagaacaggcccaaaacagttatgggttgtacaagtccaatgtgattaagtgattaattatatatatatatatatatatatatatatatatatatatatatatatatatatatatatatatatatatatatatatatatatatatatatatatatataattcgtaatatatatatatatatatatatatatattaataaatatatatattaatttgaaatttaaggataagtgttttccttaatttattatttttggaagataataaatatagtaattaatatatatggataattatcaaaaaggagtttttgataaacataaacttgtagaattgcaatgagattgaaattcgaatttgtctcaaaccctagtgttatttatcactataaatactcattaagcaattggtttgagaatcacgaaattcattattcactaaatcactaaaattcgaaattgcttgtgaagcaatagtgctggcacacacaagcactagttttggctaaggtctgttcgtgtggatactcgtagaggacgcgttcttttggaggcgtttctgatccgaggccaggtatcaccaaagtgaaccacctccttccttcctacattgttgttgaattcgacatacaagtaagtaattattctgttaattcgaattacatggatcttggtttgggtttttagataaatttttgaaattccgctgcgttatgagcctataaaacccaacaaaatCACCTCATAATGATTTTTTGTTGGTAATAACCATCATcaaaaattggaacatggagcgaatcGTCATTGATGAAGGAAGTGTTGTAAATCTGATGACGAATTCTGCATATAAGATGCTGGGAGGAACCGCAACGAGGTTGCGCCGAGTACCGATCCCGCTATCCAGACTCGGAGGCCCCTCAATCAACCCACTAGGTGCTATCTCACTGGAAGTTATAATCGGCCTGGAAATGGGGATCAACAAGAAGGTAATGTCCTTATTCAACATAGTGGATATGGAACTAACATATAATTCCATCCTCGGAAGACCATTCCTCCACGATTCAGCTGCAGTAACCAGCATAAGAGCTATGGCAATGAAAGTACCAACTGAGAAGGGAGTAGTAACGCTGGGAGGTGACCAGAACATCGCCAAAAAATGCTACGACGAGTCTGTTGTAGATCTTCAAGAAAGCAGATCAGAGAAGAAAGAAGAGTAGAAGAAGTTAAATAACCCATCGCTAGTAAAGACCTTTTGTCATACCCGATGGTGTTACAATTATCTTTAATGTTTTGTAAgcagttattatattaatacaACTTCAGTTTTCAAGTACTGTGTGATCCGCTAAACGCAAAAAAGGAACCGGGAAACAAAGCAAAAAGCCAAAGataagagtttaaattaactcgagtaaggcgaaacgccaaaataagagtttagattaactctcaaaTAAGGCGAAATGCCAAAAtaagagtttaaattaaatctagCAAGGCGAAACGCGAAAATAAGAGATTAGATTAACTCTCAAATAAGGCGAAATGCCAACTAAAataagagtttaaattaactctaaatataatataaaacaagAAAAGGATGAATCAACTTGGAAAATACCAGTATCGTTTCAAAGAAAAGCTTAAAGAAATACAAAAACATCGAcaacaataaaataaagcaCATGCGAACCAATTGTGCGAAATCCgaagcaaaaataaattaaaccaaGCATTTGAATCAACAATGAAGAAAAAGAACCATATATTCATAAATAAGATCCAGATTACAAAATCATTACAATGATACAAAAAAGCGAAggccaaaaaaatcaaaaaataaaaaatctactTTTTCGACAAACGATCCTTCGCCATCTTCTGAAGCAAGTCATGAGATATAACTTGAGGATCTAATCCATTCACGCCAGATAAATCAATTTTTGGTTTCTGCTCCAAAAGCTTCCTCCCAATGGCGAGACGATACTCACTGATTTGAGCGGAATAAAAAACTTATGTATCAAGCAGATGAATATGGAGCTTCTCCACTTCCGCCCTCAGTCTATTCCGCTCTTCCCCAACATAAGTATTCACTTTTATAAACTCCTCGATCTCTTGAGTCAGATCATCAGTTTTCTTTTCGATCACTTTGACCTGACGATCATTAATAGCGTCTTGAGCCTTCAGCTGCAGGAGAAGCGAATCTTGCTCTTCAAGCAAAGCCTTCAACTTTGCTTTCTCCGACTCGGACGTCGCCAAGAGAGAGGTGAGGCGTTCAGCTTCCTCCTCGGCACATTGCCGGCGATCGTTCAAAACCAGCACGGCTTGAAGGGCCTAACGTGAAAACAACAAGAGAAATGAGttattaaaaagaaatcaaaaaagCTAAATAAGtggaaaataaaatcaaaattaactcACCGAGAAGCAGTGGAAGCAAGCGATATCCGAAAGGTCATGACCAGGCTTAGAGGCGAACCAAGTAATATCCTCAGGAATTGCCAAACTCATGATGTACTCAGCCAGAACCCGAGGGTTCAGAAGACTCGCCGGGTCATGGCCCTCAACCCACTTCGCTAACTTCAGAGTGGATGACGAACTGCCGCAAAGACCTTCCCCTGACCCCTCATCGACCCGACGCCTCTTCCGAGATGGCAAATCCATAAGACCTTGACTCGGGGAAGCATCCTCGGAGTCTAAGATGATGGCCTTGTCCAGGTCTAATGCCTCCACCTCCTCCGAAGGAATCACTGGAGCTAGGGGGATGGGGATAGCAGCCTCATCATCTGCGGGCTCATCAACCGCAACATCTTCTGCCACAAAGATTATTCCGTCGCCGGCTAATAAGATCGCCCCAGCAGGAACCAAGGCGACTTGAGCTTCAACTTCAGGAATCGGCTCGGCAACAACATCTACttcaggaccacccatcggaacgtcaAGATCTATTTTGAAATCGGAAAACAGATCATCAGATGAAGAAGACATcctaagaagaaaagaaaagtaacaaaattagaaaaaatacctTCAAGAAACGCATAGTGAAGATCTGCCAAACCACGCGAAGGATCTTCCAAAGGAAGCCATCGACACCGAATGTGGCTGTTAACTAAAACGTCTAATATTGGACGCTGAAATATACTATGGAAGGACAAACCAAAAGCAAGGTTGACTCGGATAAAcataaaagaaaaggatagtTCGAAAGGCGATAAATAGAAAAACCATCCGTAAAATGAAGAAAGGAAAAATTATGAGTGACTATGAAAAAGCGCTTTCGCCAACCATTGTCGAAGCAGGGCAAATAGATGGACGAACGACCCTTACGACCAactgcaaaaataaaataaccatcGCACTTTCTTATatctacaaaataataaaagatgTTAAAAGGGGATTGACTCCGAAACGTACACGCTTCGACAAAGGTGAGAAGGAATCTAATTATCCCGGGATGGAGCTGTCTTAAAGAAATCCTTAAGTCCCAACACAACTCTATCAAAAATGGGTCTAAGGGAAACCGAAGGCCAGCAGCAAGCTGCTCCTTGAAAATGATAGCCCTATAAGGCGAACCGGGAGATCCAAAAGTAGGTTTCCCATAACCAGTAAGCTTCACTCTATACTCAGAAGggaaataatattaataataaatatcttGGACCTCATTTTCGCTAAGGCAGGAATCGGTAAGAGCCATTGAGGCATATGCCGTCTTCGCGCTACTAGCTGCCATTCTAAACAGGAACACGAATTATACGAGATTGAAAAAGAGGAGGATCAAACAAGGGAAATAATCAAGAACACCAAAGGAAGTCTACCCTGAATATTTCACACAATTAAAACCAGAAGTCGCAGATTATGAAAGAGCAAAAGAGTTATTTTAAATCTCTAATTTAACCACAAGAAGTATCCGGAAACTTAACTTGAAGAATGAGGAATCAAAATCGAAGTATTGCAAGAATGCAAGAATGATTTCAGAGAAAACGAAATAATTTCAGAACGATGATTTCAAATAAGTAAAAATGGAAGGAGAAGATATGAATAGTTTAAATACAAGGTGAACAAGACACAAATAGACACTTGTCTTAAAATCAAGTTACAATAAATCATCAAAGGACACGTGGAAGGgagaagaaaaatagaaatcTTGCTGGAGAAGTAAATCGACTCGCCAGAATATAAAACGACTCaactccaaaagagctaaaatttaACAGGGCATAAATACCaagacttcagctcacttgcgggtgggtgggggggggggggctaatgatggataccgaattctATCTAAACTACAATGGAGTCCAGTCGCAGAAGATCCATTCTCAGATAATACCAGATTCCCGCCCGAAGGGCCAAAACATACGAAACATGAGGCCATAGGATCCACCTCGACTGGAACAACACCCGACTAGAATAATACCAAATTCCAGGACTCGGATAAAGCGCGTCAGCCCTGAGATTCAGACATATTACCAAATCTACTGAATATTCTCGAGTATCttacctatttggatacaaacttcAACTTAGGAATATAATCTCTAACTTagaaagacgagactatttaggaagacgttacTAAATAAgcctcatgtctgaataaggaatatcactcctaatcagggtcaaaccctacaaagTAGAATTCACCTTCCTACTACAACTTTACAAGGTATACTATCATCTATTATAAAAGGAGTTTGAGATATGCCTAAACACACGACTACATTCACATACTAAAAACGCTGCTAAAAGATCtatactgactttagcatcgaaAAGTTAATTGGACAACCAcagtccggttagcttctaacctgttttgcaggttcaatCCACTGGATCAGAAGGCAAACTCCatcaaattttgttttatttttatatttatttaactattcttttattttcttaatattatatatacaatTACAATCACATGACAAATTAAAAGTATATACTCCTTCCGTAccattctaattgagaaaattctcattgcacattatttaagaaattttagtaactttatttttatatcctcacattatattaaatgcatcacaactttttaaaaatatgctttGTAAATGTATTAATTGAAGGggtaaaaaaaagaagaaaaatagaagttgtcaattagaataggacgctcaaaatagaaaatatgttCAATTAGAATGAGACGTAGAGATTACATATTTAGAAATACAtgaagtaataattttttttttttttaaaaaattatttaaaacataattttattaaaaatatttaaaatcattaataataatttaaatactgTCGcctcatttttattataataccctaaaacttaaattctaaattttaaactctaAATATGCGGTAAACACTTAAGTCCCATTTAGAGTAAAAACATTCAAGTGAAATTGTGTGATATAATGTAAAAATCCATTTAGGTCGACTAATTAACCGAACCAATTACAATCCTCATTGCTACCTGCCAAATTAAAGAAAGCAAAAGTAAAGGGGAGTAGTGACCTGAGTTAAGCTTACCACTAATGCATTGTGACGTGCtttattaaaatgaatattcTAAAAGCTATTTCATTAATAAAGATGATGCATACCTAAAAGAGCGCAATTGCTACTGAAAAGAGAGAACATAATTGATGACGTAGAGAACGCACTCGAGGAATTGCTAACACAATACTCCAATCTTTTAGGTGTGGATAAGAATTAACCACACAACATTTCAGTACAATCATAGTATGTCTGACTAATGCATTTGCGTCCATCGTCATCATTCAAtacattttttctttaaaaaaataaaaaataaattcgttctaaattttatgtattaattacttttatttcatttaatttttaataactatttttttgaagTTGAAATGAATGGACGAAACGAGAAATATCTTGAATTACAAGAAAAGATTTGCAATGGGCGAATCTCTTCAAAAGTTGCGCTTGGAGCTATATCCCCTGGTCTCGGTCTAGCCGCTCTAATCGATGGTAGgaattctatattttattaaaaaaacttttaattatttaattttatatgcgTGGTCTTTTTTTATAGgaaaaattatagttttgatTGGCATAAAACCACAATATATGATTCCCGCCACAAAACTATGAATGtatgaaataaatattaaaaattatttaaaagcaaaatgtttattaatatttgaaataGAGGCTAATAACATATAAATTTTGTGATGAGTTTAAccttataaaaatactaaaattatctTAAGATAT
This window contains:
- the LOC126687634 gene encoding uncharacterized protein LOC126687634; the protein is MERIVIDEGSVVNLMTNSAYKMLGGTATRLRRVPIPLSRLGGPSINPLGAISLEVIIGLEMGINKKVMSLFNIVDMELTYNSILGRPFLHDSAAVTSIRAMAMKVPTEKGVVTLGGDQNIAKKCYDESVVDLQESRSEKKEE